GCCGATCCCGTCAACCGCAGCGCGGCCGCCCCGGGATCCTTCGCGGCGTCTGCCTTCGCCACCTGCTCGGAGATCCGCGTGAGGATGCGCTCGCCTTGCTGCTGCGTCACGGCGGGCTGTCCCTGGTCCTGCGGCACGACGACGCTCTCGGATGCCGTGGGGGTCGGGGTGCCGGCCAGCTGAGGCCATGCGTCCGCGGTGCAGCCGGTGAACAGCAACGCGGCGACGCCGACGGCCGGAGCCGCGAGCAGTGCGCGCTTGCCGCGGGTCAACTGACGACGCGAGGGCGTGGCGCTGATGACGCCCTTGTCGGCCCCCGCGACCGCGACGTCGATGGGCTCGGTCACCGGCATCGGCAGACCCTTGCGGCGCGGGCCGCGCGATCGGCGTGCATGCCGCACGCCGAGGACGTACACGATGATGCCGATCAGCAAGAAGATGCTGCCCAGGACGATGAGAGGACCCGCCCACGGGGTCGTCGCTCCCGTCGGCCAGGTCACGGTGAGGCTGCTCGGCGCCGGCTTCACACCGTCGGTGGCCACGAGCAGGCTCATGTCCGCCGGAAGCTGCAGGGGGGTGATGAGGACGTCATCCTGCTGGAACTCATCCAGCCAGAGATCCGAGCCGACGGGGGTGATCGGCGCGCTGCCGGCGGCCGGCGGGTTCTTCGCCGCGACGGCCGTCGTCGTGGTGGCTCCCCCATCGACGGTCACGTGGGTGTACGAGGACGGCGTCAGCCAGGCTTCGAGGTCGGCCGTGCGCCCGTACGAGGCGAAGATCGTGCCCGCCTCCTGGACACGGAGGGTCTGTGAGCCGGCGTGGCTGTTGAGCACGCTGCCATCGATCAGGATGTACGGCGCGTCGCCGGTGACGGAGATCGTCTCGCTCTCGGTCCGCGGACCCTGCAGCACGGTGCGCTGGGCGATACCGGCGCCGATCATGACCGCAGCCAGCACGAAGGCCGTCACAGCCCAGACGAAACGCACGTAAGACACCTCCCGCGCGCACCGCAGACGGGATCGCGGCGCGCAATCGACGTTCCAGCCTAGCGACATCCTGCTGTGCGTCGCCCGGGAGGACCGTGATACCCCCGACGACCGCCGCGGCCGTGTCGCCCGCGAAAGCGCCGCGCGGTGCGTATTCTGACATCACCATGAAGCTGCAGCATCCGTTCCGCACGGCTCTCGTCGCCACGCTCGGCGTGGGCGTCGGCATCCTGCTCATCACCAGCGTGCAGTCGCTGTCGACGATCCTGCTGTACGTGGGGACGGCCCTGTTCCTCGCGCTCGGGCTCGATCCTCTCGTCAGCTGGCTGGAGCGTCGTCGCCTGCCGCGGTGGGCGGCGCTGCTGATCACCTTCGCGGCAGTGCTGGCGGTGTTCACCGGCATCGTGCTGATCGTCATCCCGGTCCTCGTGGGGCAGATCGCTCAGCTGATCACGCAGGTGCAGCGACTCATCGACAGCGCGGTCAACGGCTCGTGGAACCCCGTCGACGATCTGTCGAAGTGGCTGCACGCCACCTTCCCCGCGCTGGATGTCGACATGGCGTTCAAGTACGTGTCCGACTGGTTCAACAGCCTGGACTTCGCGCAGATCGGAACATCGGCCGGCAACGTGATCCTCGGCATCGGCGCCTCGATCATCTCGCTCATCACCGGGGCGATCATCATCCTGATCCTCACGATCTACTTCACCGCGTCGACGCCGTCGCTGAAGGCGTCGGTCGCACAGCTCGTGCCCGCCTCGAAGCGGGCACGTTTCGTCGACCTCTCAGAGCAGATCACCGCATCCGTGGGTCACTACGTCATGGGGCAGGTCACGCTCGGTGCCATCAACGGTGTCCTCAGCGCCGCCTTCCTCTCGATCATCGGGGCCCCGTTCCCGGCCGTGTTGGCGGTGATCGCGTTCTTCTTCTCGCTGATCCCCCTCGTGGGCACACTCACGGGTTCGGCGATCATCGTGCTCACCTGCCTCATCCCCGGACTCAGCTCGCCGCTGACGGCGATCGTGGCGCTCGTCTGGTACGTGGTGTACATGCAGGTGGAGGCCTACCTCCTCTCGCCGCGCATCATGAACCGCGCGGTGTCGGTGCCCGGCGCCGTCGTGGTGATCGCAGCGCTGGCCGGAGGCGCCCTGCTCGGACTCCTGGGCGCGCTCATCGCGATTCCCGTTGCCGCGAGCATCCTGATCATCTACCGTCAGGTGATCATTCCTCGTCAGAACGAGCGATGAGTCCTACTGCTCGTCCCATTCGGTGGCGAGGGGCAGCGCGTCGGGGTTGACGGCCGCGACGATCTCCGTGAGAACGCGGCGCGTCTGCGTCTCCCCCACCCACAGATGCTTGCCGCCGTCGACGGCGATGACCCGCGCATGGTCGATGGGGGCGAAACGGTCGTGAGCTTCGGCGGGGCGGAGGTAGTCGTCGAACTCGGGGATGAGAGCCACCACCTGCCTGGTCTCTCCCCGCCACGCGGCGACGTCCGCCGCGGTGGCGCGATGCAACGGCGGGGAGAGCAGGATGACGCCGTCGATCGCGTGATCCCGCCCGTACTTCAGAGCCAGTTCGGTACCGAAAGACCATCCCACGAGCCAGGGATGCGGCAGAGCCCGCGCCTCGACGAAAGCGAGCGCCGCGGCAACGTCGAACTCCTCGGCGCGTCCGCCGTCGAAGGCACCCTCGCTCGTGCCGCGGGGCGACGTCGTGCCCCGCGTGTTGAATCGCAGGACGGCGAGGTCGGCGAGGGCCGGCAGGCGTCCGGCGGCTTTCCTCAGGATGTGCGAATCCATGAACCCGCCGGCTGTGGGCAGCGGATGCAGTGTCACGAGCGTGGCGACCGGGTCGCGGTGCGCGGGCAGCGCCAGCTCTCCGACGAGAGTCAGCCCGTCGAGCGTTTCGAGCTCGATCTCCTCGCGCCGCGCGGGCAGAAGTACCGGTCCGCGAATCTCCATCTCATGCCACCTTCCAACAGGCCGTGTGCCAGTGCCGCCGCGCGGCCAGATCCGCGGCGTCGCCCAGGACGCCGTCCGCGCGCCACACCACGACGTGAGCCGTGCGCGGCGCTATAGATCGGCCGCACCCCGGGCAGACGTAGGTCTTCTGCGCCTGGACGGCACTGACCGGTTGCACGGTCCACTCGGCGCCGCGCCGGGACTCGGTACGCTTCCAGCCGCTCAACAGCCGATCGAACGAATCGTCGGCTGGTGAGGGCTGCCGTCGGTTCGCGCGCGGCATGTGCTCAATACCACCCCGTGGACTGTGAGTGCGACCACGCCCCGCACGGGCTGCTGTAACGTCCCCCGATGTAGCCGAGGCCCCAGGCGATCTGCGTTGCAGGATTGGTCTCCCAGTCTGAGCCCGCCGACGCCATCTTGCTTCCCGGAAGCGCCTGCGGGATGCCGTAAGCGCCGCTTCCCGCGTTGTAGGCGCCCACACGCCATCCGGACTCCTTGTTCCACAGGGCGACCAGGCAGGCGAACTCGTCGTCGCCCCAGCCGCGCTGCTGGACCATCCCGTACGCGATGGACTGTGCCGTGCCCGGGTCGGGAGCCACGAACGGGGGCGACCACGACGAGCTCGACGACGACGATCCCTTCGCTGCCGACGGCGTGGGCGTCGGCGTGGGCTTGGGCGTGACGTAGACGC
The DNA window shown above is from Microbacterium laevaniformans and carries:
- a CDS encoding AI-2E family transporter; translation: MKLQHPFRTALVATLGVGVGILLITSVQSLSTILLYVGTALFLALGLDPLVSWLERRRLPRWAALLITFAAVLAVFTGIVLIVIPVLVGQIAQLITQVQRLIDSAVNGSWNPVDDLSKWLHATFPALDVDMAFKYVSDWFNSLDFAQIGTSAGNVILGIGASIISLITGAIIILILTIYFTASTPSLKASVAQLVPASKRARFVDLSEQITASVGHYVMGQVTLGAINGVLSAAFLSIIGAPFPAVLAVIAFFFSLIPLVGTLTGSAIIVLTCLIPGLSSPLTAIVALVWYVVYMQVEAYLLSPRIMNRAVSVPGAVVVIAALAGGALLGLLGALIAIPVAASILIIYRQVIIPRQNER
- a CDS encoding glycosyl transferase, which gives rise to MRFVWAVTAFVLAAVMIGAGIAQRTVLQGPRTESETISVTGDAPYILIDGSVLNSHAGSQTLRVQEAGTIFASYGRTADLEAWLTPSSYTHVTVDGGATTTTAVAAKNPPAAGSAPITPVGSDLWLDEFQQDDVLITPLQLPADMSLLVATDGVKPAPSSLTVTWPTGATTPWAGPLIVLGSIFLLIGIIVYVLGVRHARRSRGPRRKGLPMPVTEPIDVAVAGADKGVISATPSRRQLTRGKRALLAAPAVGVAALLFTGCTADAWPQLAGTPTPTASESVVVPQDQGQPAVTQQQGERILTRISEQVAKADAAKDPGAAALRLTGSALAARETDYKLRDVAAHTALNAVPDKPVKIILPEAYDGWPRTFFAVIETGDVILSVTQEDPWSPYKVSREAELVSQASLNLAPSYVGAISIDPDSPFLALAPNKVAAAYADILTNGDSSAFAAQFDSTNDPFRKLVADNRATRLQAFNQTGAQTGTLTYAASAGPDEPISLATLDSGAIVAVTVHESDTVKPTNTDAVIKLDNNAIVQTLTGVNQSSTGFTTTFVDQLFFFVPSQSSSKRIQLLGYSTSILDAKVAP
- a CDS encoding alpha/beta hydrolase, yielding MEIRGPVLLPARREEIELETLDGLTLVGELALPAHRDPVATLVTLHPLPTAGGFMDSHILRKAAGRLPALADLAVLRFNTRGTTSPRGTSEGAFDGGRAEEFDVAAALAFVEARALPHPWLVGWSFGTELALKYGRDHAIDGVILLSPPLHRATAADVAAWRGETRQVVALIPEFDDYLRPAEAHDRFAPIDHARVIAVDGGKHLWVGETQTRRVLTEIVAAVNPDALPLATEWDEQ
- a CDS encoding aggregation-promoting factor C-terminal-like domain-containing protein, coding for MSGFAVLAVLGFGVAYIGPMTATSPRAQAAEVAPISLYASTIANAQAYLAASDQTVGLGRDGVVYSVYVTPKPTPTPTPSAAKGSSSSSSSWSPPFVAPDPGTAQSIAYGMVQQRGWGDDEFACLVALWNKESGWRVGAYNAGSGAYGIPQALPGSKMASAGSDWETNPATQIAWGLGYIGGRYSSPCGAWSHSQSTGWY